Proteins encoded within one genomic window of Camelina sativa cultivar DH55 chromosome 19, Cs, whole genome shotgun sequence:
- the LOC104767905 gene encoding MATH domain and coiled-coil domain-containing protein At2g05410-like, which yields MEVKIDTTITWVIKNFSSLQSESLYSDNFVAGGCKWRLWAFPKGNKRANHFSLYLNVRDKESLPIGWRRHAKFSLTVVNKYSEKLSRLRETHHWFEHKAPDWGFPEMISLTELNAKEGFLVKGDLTVVAEIEVLEVVGKLDVSEESSSVMETIDVNGFYVLPSQVDSVKRLFEIHLDLASKFRPKNPHLKTAYMNFLLSLTETLCQSTQELSNEDLSDAGASLAYLKKAGFKLDWLEKKLDEIKEKKKKEEACLARLQEINEQLTPLKQKCLDLEAQIDKEKEELLAARAPL from the exons ATGGAGGTCAAAATTGATACGACGATTACTTGGGTGATTAAAAATTTCTCTTCTTTGCAATCCGAATCACTTTATTCTGATAATTTCGTTGCTGGTGGCTGCAAATG GCGTCTCTGGGCCTTTCCCAAAGGGAATAAGAGGGctaatcatttttctttgtatCTAAATGTTCGTGATAAAGAATCTTTGCCTATTGGATGGAGAAGACACGCTAAATTTTCTCTAACTGTAGTAAATAAATACTCAGAAAAACTCTCCCGGCTAAGAG agaCTCATCACTGGTTCGAACATAAAGCTCCTGATTGGGGGTTTCCAGAAATGATTTCCCTCACCGAACTTAATGCCAAAGAGGGATTTCTGGTGAAAGGAGATCTCACAGTTGTTGCCGAGATAGAGGTTCTTGAAGTTGTTGGAAAATTAGATGTATCAGAGGAATCTTCATCCGTAATGGAAACCATAGATGTCAATGGGTTTTATGTTCTTCCTTCACAG GTAGACTCTGTGAAGCGTTTGTTTGAAATACACCTAGATCTTGCATCCAAATTTCGTCCAAAGAATCCACACCTGAAGACTGCGTACATGAATTTCCTCCTGAGCTTAACAGAAACGCTGTGTCAATCTACTCAAGAACTCTCCAATGAAGATCTCTCTGACGCAGGCGCTTCTCTGGCATATTTGAAAAAAGCAGGGTTTAAGTTAgattggttggagaagaaacttgatgaaataaaggaaaagaagaagaaagaagaggccTGTTTGGCCCGGCTGCAAGAAATAAACGAACAGCTTACGCCATTGAAGCAGAAGTGCTTAGATCTAGAAGCTCAGATAgataaggagaaggaagagttgTTAGCTGCAAGAGCTCCTCTATGA
- the LOC109124974 gene encoding glycine-rich protein 3 short isoform-like produces the protein MASKALILLGLFAILVVVSEVSAARQSGMVKPESEEKVQPEGYGHGGHGGGHYGGGGHYGGGGGGGHYGGGGGGHYGGGGHTKREL, from the exons atggcttcaAAGGCTTTGATTCTGTTGGGTCTCTTTGCAATTCTTGTCGTCGTTTCCGAAGTGTCTGCCGCAAGACAGTCGG GCATGGTGAAGCCGGAGAGTGAGGAAAAAGTGCAACCTGAAGGTTATGGCCATGGCGGCCATGGAGGAGGACACTATGGAGGAGGAGGACAttacggaggaggaggaggcggaggacactacggaggaggaggcggaggacACTACGGAGGAGGAGGNCATACTAAGAGAGAGTTATaa
- the LOC104766545 gene encoding cold and drought-regulated protein CORA-like, whose protein sequence is MASKALILLGLFAILVVVSEVSAARQSGMVKPESEEKVQPEGYGHGGHGGGHYGGGGHYGGGGGGGHYGGGGGHGHGGGGHGLDGYGGHGGHGGHGGHGGGGGHGHGGGGHGLNEPVQTQPGV, encoded by the exons atggcttcaAAGGCTTTGATTCTGTTGGGTCTCTTTGCAATTCTTGTCGTCGTTTCCGAAGTGTCTGCCGCTAGACAGTCGG GCATGGTGAAGCCGGAGAGTGAGGAAAAAGTGCAACCTGAAGGTTATGGCCATGGCGGCCATGGAGGAGGACACTATGGAGGAGGAGGACAttacggaggaggaggaggcggaggacactacggaggaggaggaggccacGGACACGGAGGAGGGGGCCACGGACTTGACGGATACGGAGGACATGGTGGACACGGAGGACATGGAGGCCACGGAGGTGGAGGAGGCCACGGACACGGAGGAGGAGGCCACGGACTTAACGAACCTGTGCAGACACAGCCCGGTGtttaa